In a genomic window of Thiohalomonas denitrificans:
- a CDS encoding OsmC family protein gives MKVIQYAETDIELTELYQAGFDVEPTDPEAPFSALQLFATSLGLCTFSVLTAYAAHLQVDPAGIRIRLQWQYSEHPMRVSDIDMSIVWPDLPADRLEAAQRAAEHCALHHTLAQPPTVKTRVDR, from the coding sequence GTGAAAGTTATCCAGTACGCCGAAACGGATATCGAACTGACGGAGCTCTATCAGGCGGGATTCGATGTTGAACCAACAGATCCTGAAGCCCCCTTCAGTGCTCTGCAACTGTTCGCCACCTCACTGGGACTCTGCACGTTTTCGGTGCTGACCGCCTACGCCGCGCATCTACAGGTGGATCCGGCAGGGATCCGCATCCGTTTGCAGTGGCAGTACAGTGAACACCCGATGCGGGTTTCGGATATCGATATGAGCATCGTCTGGCCCGATCTCCCCGCGGACCGGCTGGAGGCGGCCCAGCGGGCGGCGGAACACTGCGCTCTGCACCACACGCTCGCTCAGCCCCCGACGGTAAAGACCCGCGTCGATCGCTAA
- a CDS encoding dihydrolipoyl dehydrogenase family protein has translation MGFVVLGAGSAGLEAARTVAEAGKQVIVVDPGPPGGLSSLAGCDPKKVLVRASTIYQRCREADLHGLAAAQPELTWSRVISRKHGFTDPVPEQTRKLLAAMPNVELREGYARFTAPNVVSIQGQEISFDGALIATGSHPRPLTLQGFEHLKTSADALDLRQLPESIAVIGGGVVAMELGQLFARLGVRVHLLIRGNALLTAMDADLVYRLLADSDALGMRFHFETEATSIETVPDGYRVIVNRGEPLRVGYVLNAAGRIPSIENLALEAAGIETEDSRLKVDDYLCTTNACVWAAGDAHGRMPLTSVSGYEGRLAADHFLHGPRSSADYSSVPMAVSTDPPLAKVGLLETEANRLGIAYDTVFQVMDDWRLLRIEAEGPGTAKVLYEKHSGRLLGAHLYMPHADNLINLFALAQRHGLTRYDLGEMLYVYPTPTYTIRSLV, from the coding sequence GTGGGTTTTGTCGTGCTCGGTGCCGGTTCTGCGGGTCTGGAAGCGGCGCGGACCGTGGCCGAGGCAGGCAAGCAGGTCATCGTCGTCGATCCGGGGCCTCCCGGCGGACTCTCTTCGCTGGCCGGTTGTGACCCCAAAAAGGTCCTCGTGCGGGCATCCACGATCTATCAGCGCTGCCGCGAGGCGGATCTACACGGGCTCGCTGCCGCGCAGCCCGAGCTGACCTGGTCCCGGGTCATCAGCCGCAAGCACGGTTTTACCGATCCGGTACCGGAGCAGACGCGCAAGTTACTCGCAGCAATGCCGAACGTCGAACTGCGGGAAGGGTACGCGCGCTTCACAGCGCCGAACGTGGTCTCGATACAGGGGCAGGAGATCAGTTTTGACGGCGCACTGATTGCCACGGGTTCGCACCCCCGCCCGCTGACACTGCAAGGCTTCGAGCACCTCAAGACCTCCGCCGATGCTCTCGACCTTCGCCAGTTGCCGGAGTCGATAGCGGTGATCGGCGGAGGAGTGGTTGCCATGGAACTCGGTCAGCTCTTCGCCCGACTCGGTGTCCGTGTGCATCTTCTGATTCGGGGAAATGCACTGCTCACGGCAATGGACGCCGATCTCGTCTATCGTCTGCTCGCCGATAGTGACGCGCTAGGCATGCGCTTTCATTTCGAGACGGAAGCCACCTCCATTGAGACCGTACCGGACGGATATCGTGTGATCGTCAACCGGGGTGAGCCACTGCGGGTCGGGTATGTACTGAATGCCGCCGGCCGGATCCCGTCGATTGAGAACCTCGCGCTGGAAGCGGCGGGAATCGAAACGGAAGACTCACGGCTCAAAGTCGATGACTATCTTTGCACCACCAATGCCTGCGTCTGGGCCGCGGGCGATGCCCACGGTCGGATGCCGCTGACGTCGGTCTCCGGCTACGAAGGGCGCCTGGCAGCGGACCACTTTTTGCACGGGCCGCGCTCGTCAGCAGACTACTCGAGCGTACCGATGGCGGTCTCCACAGACCCGCCACTGGCCAAGGTGGGCTTGCTGGAAACCGAAGCCAATAGGCTGGGGATCGCTTACGACACCGTCTTTCAGGTGATGGACGACTGGAGGTTGCTGCGTATCGAAGCGGAAGGACCCGGTACGGCCAAAGTGCTCTACGAAAAACATAGCGGCCGGCTGCTGGGAGCCCACCTGTACATGCCCCATGCCGATAATCTGATCAACCTTTTCGCCCTCGCCCAGCGCCACGGCCTCACGCGGTACGACCTCGGCGAGATGCTCTATGTCTACCCGACGCCGACCTACACCATCCGTTCGTTGGTCTAG
- a CDS encoding YkgJ family cysteine cluster protein — MVDNSSSPFQSPVVPEMYDGDKKISFACYKGIQCFNACCKSIDITLTPYDIVRLKQRLGMTSWDFLREYTVPYELEKDGIAAVKFKTRGETTECQFMTEEGCSVYEDRPTACRYYPVALIAMRRQDEYTDTNSFAVVKEEHCLGHREERELTIDEYRAEQGLEDYDELARGWRQLILKKKSSGPAIGKPSLRSRQLFFMASYDMDRFREFVRSEGFHRSFKIDDELYQTLLEDDVELMKFGSRFLQQVLFGEETIPVTEEAREALEERERQAAREQAESSEEKAYDPASEPVDIA, encoded by the coding sequence ATGGTTGATAACAGCTCTTCCCCGTTTCAAAGCCCTGTTGTGCCGGAGATGTACGACGGCGACAAGAAAATCAGTTTTGCCTGCTACAAGGGCATTCAGTGCTTCAATGCATGCTGCAAATCGATCGATATCACGTTGACGCCTTACGATATCGTTCGGCTGAAGCAGCGCTTGGGCATGACGTCGTGGGATTTCCTGCGCGAGTACACCGTGCCGTACGAGCTGGAGAAGGACGGTATCGCCGCTGTAAAATTCAAGACCCGGGGTGAGACCACCGAGTGTCAGTTCATGACCGAGGAGGGCTGCTCCGTATATGAAGATCGTCCGACGGCCTGCCGCTATTACCCGGTTGCACTCATCGCCATGCGCAGGCAGGACGAATACACCGACACCAACTCCTTTGCGGTCGTCAAGGAGGAGCACTGTCTAGGGCACCGGGAAGAGCGCGAGCTCACCATTGACGAGTACCGGGCTGAACAGGGCCTCGAGGACTATGACGAGTTGGCCCGCGGCTGGCGACAGTTGATTCTCAAGAAGAAGTCATCCGGCCCGGCCATCGGCAAGCCGTCGCTGCGCAGTCGGCAGCTGTTTTTCATGGCCAGTTACGACATGGATCGGTTCCGGGAGTTTGTTCGCTCCGAGGGATTTCATCGCTCCTTCAAGATCGATGACGAGCTCTACCAGACCTTGCTTGAGGACGATGTCGAACTGATGAAGTTTGGGTCGCGCTTTCTTCAGCAGGTGCTCTTTGGTGAAGAGACCATTCCGGTGACCGAAGAGGCACGCGAGGCGCTGGAAGAACGTGAACGTCAGGCAGCAAGGGAACAGGCCGAAAGCTCTGAGGAGAAGGCCTACGATCCTGCCAGTGAGCCTGTCGATATCGCCTGA
- the aprB gene encoding adenylyl-sulfate reductase subunit beta: protein MPTFVRTDKCDGCKGQDKTACMYICPHDLMKLDKDGSETGHAMKAFNQEPEQCWECYSCVKICPQQAIECRHYADVVPLGGSVQPLRGSDSIMWTIKFRNGTLKRFKFPIRTTPEGSIDPYGNKPEADYSKVTDLGFFNEANGYRKGDPSELLKV, encoded by the coding sequence ATGCCAACATTTGTACGTACCGACAAATGCGATGGCTGCAAGGGTCAGGACAAGACCGCTTGCATGTACATCTGCCCGCACGACCTGATGAAGCTGGACAAGGATGGCTCGGAAACCGGCCATGCCATGAAAGCTTTCAACCAGGAGCCGGAGCAGTGCTGGGAGTGCTACTCCTGCGTGAAGATCTGCCCGCAGCAGGCCATCGAGTGCCGTCACTATGCTGACGTCGTACCGCTCGGCGGTTCCGTGCAGCCGCTGCGTGGTTCCGACTCCATCATGTGGACCATCAAGTTCCGCAACGGCACCCTCAAGCGCTTCAAGTTCCCGATCCGTACCACCCCGGAAGGTTCAATCGACCCGTACGGCAACAAGCCGGAAGCCGACTACTCGAAAGTTACCGACCTGGGCTTCTTCAATGAAGCCAACGGCTACCGCAAGGGTGATCCCAGCGAGCTGCTGAAAGTCTGA
- a CDS encoding molybdopterin oxidoreductase family protein, whose translation MSDMAKNATEGRTEVKNTTCYMCACRCGIRVTLRDGEVRYIQGNPDHPLNKGVICAKGSSGIMKQYSPARLTRPLKRKAGADRGDAQFEPISWDEAFGMLEERLAHIRETDPKKFALFTGRDQMQALTGLFAKNFGTPNYAAHGGFCSVNMAAGMIYTIGGSFWEFGGPDLDRAKLFVMIGTAEDHHSNPMKMALSKFKRNGGRFISVNPVRTGYSAIADEWIPIKPGTDGALMLALTHEIIKTGLYDREFLIQYSNAAELVNLNEESPEHGMFVRFEVPPEEGCFDPQNKLWWDRELNKPISTHTPGADPYLLGDFRLSDGTPVKPSFQLLKERVEEYTPEWAADITGIPAETIRRLAHEMGITARDEKIELPIAWTDTWGNEHQSVTGNPVAFHAMRGLAAHSNGFHTIRAMSILMSILGTIDRPGGFRHKAPFPRPIPPCPKTPTGPEDVKAGQPLNGMPLGWPADPDDLFVDDKGQPVRIDKAFSWEHPLSVHGMMHNAITNAWRGDPYSIDTLLIFMANMSWNSSMNTDEVRKMLNDKDENGEYKIPFLVVADAFQSEMVAYADLVLPDTTYLERHDVMSMLDRPISEFEGPVDSVRIPVVPPKGECKPFQEVLIELGSRLKLPPFTHEDGSRKFRDYPDFVTNFETAPGSGIGFLAGWRGKGGEKSIRGEPNPNQWEMYAKNNCVFQHELPKSYQYMRNWNQGYLQWAQEHGMTRYAEPINVHIYSEVLQKFRLAAQGKTQGKQPPDNLRRRIDLFFDPLPFYFEPLESQLSDKQAYPLNAITQRPMAMYHSWDSQNAWLRQIHTYNFLHLHPKTAEAAGIEDGGWMWVESMHGKVRCMARYSEAVEPGTVWTWNAVGKASGAWNLDDDANEARQGFLLNHVIAEELPAHDAGKHISNSDPVTGQAGWYDVRVRVYPAGPDEEKVSWPQFTPMPQVPGTGERRPWLNYVAGLFEKRG comes from the coding sequence ATGAGCGACATGGCGAAGAATGCGACCGAGGGTCGCACCGAAGTCAAAAACACGACGTGTTACATGTGTGCCTGCCGCTGCGGCATCCGCGTCACCCTCCGGGATGGCGAAGTGCGGTACATCCAGGGCAACCCCGACCACCCGTTAAACAAAGGGGTGATTTGCGCCAAGGGCTCCTCGGGAATCATGAAGCAGTACTCCCCGGCCCGCCTGACCCGCCCCCTGAAGCGCAAGGCCGGTGCCGACCGTGGCGACGCCCAATTCGAGCCGATCTCCTGGGACGAGGCATTCGGAATGCTCGAGGAGCGGCTCGCCCACATCCGCGAGACGGACCCCAAAAAGTTTGCCCTTTTCACCGGCCGTGACCAGATGCAGGCGTTGACCGGTCTGTTTGCGAAGAACTTCGGCACGCCGAACTACGCCGCCCACGGTGGTTTCTGCTCGGTGAACATGGCCGCGGGGATGATTTATACCATTGGCGGTTCGTTTTGGGAATTCGGCGGCCCCGACCTGGACCGGGCCAAGCTGTTCGTGATGATCGGCACCGCCGAGGATCACCACTCGAACCCGATGAAAATGGCCCTGTCCAAGTTCAAGCGAAACGGCGGCCGCTTCATTTCGGTCAACCCGGTGCGCACCGGCTATTCCGCCATTGCCGACGAATGGATCCCGATCAAACCGGGCACCGACGGCGCCCTGATGCTGGCGCTGACCCATGAGATCATCAAGACCGGCCTCTACGATCGCGAATTTCTGATCCAGTACTCCAACGCCGCCGAGTTGGTGAACCTGAACGAGGAGAGCCCGGAGCACGGCATGTTCGTGCGCTTTGAAGTGCCGCCCGAAGAGGGCTGCTTCGATCCGCAGAACAAGCTGTGGTGGGACCGCGAGCTGAACAAGCCGATATCCACCCACACCCCGGGCGCCGACCCCTACCTGCTCGGCGATTTCCGGCTCTCCGACGGCACGCCGGTGAAACCCTCCTTTCAGCTCCTCAAGGAGCGGGTCGAGGAGTACACCCCCGAGTGGGCGGCTGACATTACCGGTATCCCGGCCGAGACCATCCGCCGGCTGGCTCACGAAATGGGTATCACCGCCCGCGACGAGAAGATCGAGTTACCCATCGCCTGGACCGACACCTGGGGTAACGAACACCAATCGGTCACCGGCAACCCGGTGGCCTTCCACGCAATGCGCGGCCTGGCGGCTCACTCCAACGGCTTCCATACCATCCGTGCCATGTCGATCCTGATGTCGATACTCGGCACCATCGACCGCCCGGGCGGGTTCCGTCACAAGGCGCCGTTCCCGCGTCCCATTCCGCCCTGTCCGAAGACCCCTACCGGTCCCGAGGACGTTAAGGCGGGGCAGCCGTTGAACGGCATGCCGCTGGGCTGGCCGGCCGATCCCGATGACCTGTTCGTCGATGACAAGGGGCAGCCGGTCCGCATCGACAAGGCCTTCTCCTGGGAGCACCCGCTCTCGGTGCACGGCATGATGCACAACGCCATCACCAATGCCTGGCGGGGCGACCCCTACTCTATAGATACGCTGCTCATCTTCATGGCGAACATGAGTTGGAACTCGAGCATGAATACGGACGAAGTCCGGAAGATGCTTAACGACAAGGACGAAAACGGCGAGTACAAGATCCCCTTTCTGGTCGTAGCCGATGCGTTCCAGTCGGAGATGGTGGCGTACGCCGACCTGGTCCTGCCCGACACCACCTATCTCGAGCGGCACGACGTCATGTCGATGCTCGACCGCCCGATCTCCGAGTTCGAGGGGCCTGTCGACTCGGTGCGTATCCCGGTGGTGCCGCCCAAAGGGGAGTGCAAGCCCTTCCAGGAGGTGCTCATCGAACTCGGCTCGCGCCTCAAGCTGCCGCCTTTCACTCATGAGGATGGTTCCCGCAAGTTCCGCGACTATCCGGATTTCGTCACCAACTTCGAGACCGCCCCGGGCTCCGGTATCGGTTTCCTGGCCGGCTGGCGCGGAAAAGGTGGCGAGAAGTCGATCCGCGGCGAGCCCAATCCCAATCAGTGGGAGATGTACGCCAAGAACAACTGCGTCTTCCAGCACGAGTTGCCCAAGTCCTATCAATACATGCGCAACTGGAACCAGGGTTATCTGCAGTGGGCCCAGGAGCACGGCATGACCCGCTATGCCGAGCCTATCAACGTCCATATCTACTCCGAAGTGCTGCAGAAGTTCCGTCTCGCGGCCCAGGGCAAGACCCAGGGCAAGCAGCCGCCCGACAACCTGCGTCGGCGCATCGATCTGTTCTTCGATCCACTGCCGTTCTACTTCGAGCCGCTGGAATCACAACTGTCGGACAAGCAGGCCTATCCGCTGAATGCCATCACCCAGCGGCCGATGGCCATGTACCACTCCTGGGACTCCCAGAATGCATGGCTGCGCCAGATCCACACCTATAACTTCCTTCACCTCCATCCGAAAACCGCCGAGGCGGCCGGGATCGAGGATGGCGGCTGGATGTGGGTGGAGTCCATGCACGGCAAGGTGCGCTGCATGGCCCGTTACTCCGAGGCGGTCGAACCCGGCACGGTGTGGACCTGGAATGCTGTCGGCAAGGCCTCCGGTGCCTGGAACCTCGACGACGACGCCAACGAGGCCCGCCAGGGCTTTCTGCTCAACCACGTAATTGCCGAGGAACTCCCCGCCCACGACGCCGGCAAGCACATCTCCAACTCCGACCCGGTCACCGGCCAGGCGGGCTGGTACGACGTGCGGGTGCGCGTCTACCCGGCCGGCCCCGACGAGGAGAAGGTGAGCTGGCCGCAGTTCACGCCCATGCCGCAGGTCCCGGGAACGGGGGAACGTCGCCCCTGGCTGAACTACGTTGCGGGCCTGTTCGAGAAGCGTGGTTAA
- the aprA gene encoding adenylyl-sulfate reductase subunit alpha: MAGEFGNPEIVEEEVDILLIGGGMACCGAAYEIMPWAKAAEGELGREFKIKLVDKAAMDRSGAVAQGLSAINTYIGTEQDPADYTRMVSNDLMGITRDDLAYDLGRHVDESVHLFEEWGLPIWKTDENGERHDGSKGLPSLADGGKPVRSGKWQIMINGESYKWIVAEASKKALGMDRIQERVFIVKLVNDKNDPNRIAGAVGFNVREHKLHVYKFKACLLAAGGCVNIFRPRSVGEGTGRAWYPVWNAGSTYSMAAEAGAELTMMENRFVPTRFKDGYGPVGAWFLLFKSKAANAYGENYLVKNADMLDQYPPYGQAAVPASCLRNHVMLKEMKEGRGPIYMDTVTALANLRETLSPREVKHLEAEAWEDFLDMCVGQCGIWVGENIEPEKKNSELMPTEPYLLGSHSGCCGIWTSGPEDVGAPTEETEAGVPDHLPKGWNWGYRGMTTVQGLFTAGDGVGASGHKFSSGSHAEGRMAAKAMIKFVVDNKDHTPELDTPVDQLMEEIYQPVRTYLEHKDYSTAIDVNPNYITPKMLQFRLQKIMDEYVAGVATYYNTNDKMLEVAEYKLEMLKEDAKKMRAKDLHELLRAWENYHRILTAEAHMKHIQFREESRYPGFYYRTDKNFVDEENWHCFVNSIYDKESQKWTVFKRAHVDLVDKSKLFKK; this comes from the coding sequence ATGGCTGGAGAATTTGGTAATCCGGAAATCGTCGAAGAAGAGGTTGATATCCTCCTCATCGGCGGCGGTATGGCATGCTGTGGTGCCGCTTACGAGATCATGCCGTGGGCGAAGGCTGCCGAGGGCGAGCTGGGCCGCGAGTTCAAAATCAAGTTGGTCGACAAGGCCGCTATGGACCGCTCCGGCGCCGTGGCGCAGGGCTTGTCCGCCATCAACACCTACATCGGCACCGAGCAGGATCCGGCCGATTATACCCGCATGGTCTCCAACGACCTGATGGGTATCACCCGTGACGATTTGGCCTACGACCTGGGCCGTCACGTCGACGAGTCGGTGCATCTGTTCGAAGAGTGGGGCCTGCCGATCTGGAAGACCGACGAAAACGGCGAGCGTCACGATGGTTCCAAGGGTCTGCCTTCGCTGGCCGACGGCGGCAAGCCGGTCCGTTCCGGCAAGTGGCAGATCATGATCAACGGCGAATCCTACAAGTGGATCGTGGCCGAGGCTTCCAAGAAGGCTCTGGGCATGGACCGCATCCAGGAGCGTGTGTTCATCGTCAAGCTGGTCAACGACAAGAACGATCCGAACCGTATCGCCGGTGCCGTTGGTTTCAACGTCCGCGAGCACAAACTGCACGTCTACAAGTTCAAGGCCTGCCTGCTGGCCGCTGGTGGTTGTGTCAACATCTTCCGTCCGCGCTCCGTGGGTGAAGGTACCGGCCGCGCCTGGTACCCGGTCTGGAATGCCGGCTCCACCTACTCCATGGCTGCCGAGGCTGGTGCCGAGCTGACCATGATGGAAAACCGCTTCGTGCCGACCCGCTTCAAGGACGGTTACGGCCCGGTTGGTGCGTGGTTCCTGCTGTTCAAGTCCAAGGCTGCCAACGCCTACGGTGAGAACTACCTGGTCAAGAACGCCGATATGCTCGACCAGTACCCTCCGTACGGTCAGGCTGCCGTCCCCGCCTCCTGCCTGCGTAACCACGTTATGCTGAAGGAGATGAAGGAAGGCCGCGGTCCCATCTACATGGACACCGTGACTGCGCTCGCCAACCTGCGTGAGACCCTGTCGCCGCGTGAAGTCAAGCACCTTGAAGCCGAGGCCTGGGAAGACTTCCTCGACATGTGTGTCGGCCAGTGCGGTATCTGGGTCGGTGAGAACATCGAGCCGGAGAAGAAAAACTCCGAGCTGATGCCGACCGAGCCCTACCTGCTGGGTTCCCACTCCGGCTGCTGCGGCATCTGGACCTCCGGTCCGGAAGACGTCGGTGCTCCGACCGAAGAGACCGAAGCGGGCGTGCCCGACCACCTGCCGAAGGGCTGGAACTGGGGCTATCGCGGTATGACCACCGTGCAGGGTCTGTTCACCGCCGGTGACGGCGTGGGCGCATCCGGCCACAAGTTCTCCTCGGGTTCGCACGCTGAAGGCCGTATGGCTGCCAAGGCGATGATCAAGTTCGTTGTGGATAATAAAGACCACACTCCCGAACTCGACACGCCGGTCGACCAGCTGATGGAAGAGATCTACCAGCCGGTTCGCACCTATCTCGAGCACAAGGACTACAGCACCGCCATCGACGTGAACCCGAACTACATCACGCCGAAGATGCTGCAGTTCCGTCTGCAGAAGATCATGGATGAGTATGTTGCGGGCGTTGCTACTTACTACAACACCAACGACAAGATGCTCGAAGTCGCCGAGTACAAGCTCGAGATGTTGAAGGAAGATGCAAAGAAAATGCGGGCCAAGGACCTCCATGAGCTGCTGCGGGCGTGGGAAAACTACCACCGCATCCTCACTGCCGAGGCCCACATGAAGCACATCCAGTTCCGTGAAGAGAGCCGTTACCCCGGCTTCTACTACCGGACCGACAAGAACTTTGTCGACGAGGAGAACTGGCATTGCTTCGTGAACTCCATCTACGACAAGGAAAGCCAGAAGTGGACCGTGTTCAAGCGCGCCCACGTTGATCTGGTCGACAAGTCCAAGCTGTTCAAGAAGTAA
- a CDS encoding nitroreductase family protein, whose translation MGIFDLGDVRHPDYPIDPIFRDRWSPRAMSGDPVERSELMLLFEAARWAPSSYNNQPWRFVYALRDSVGWERLFGLLVEFNQSWASGAGALVLIASKQTFDNGKAAVTHALDAGAAWENFALQGSLNGLVVHGMEGFDYQRARTELGVPDDHDVLAMAAIGRPGRVEELPEPLREREVPSDRKPVSEWAFESRFGGPTR comes from the coding sequence ATGGGAATTTTCGACCTTGGGGATGTGCGTCACCCAGACTACCCTATCGACCCGATATTCCGGGATCGTTGGTCGCCGCGCGCTATGTCGGGCGACCCGGTGGAGCGTTCCGAACTGATGTTGCTGTTCGAGGCCGCGCGGTGGGCGCCGTCCTCCTACAATAATCAGCCGTGGCGTTTCGTCTACGCGCTTCGCGACTCCGTCGGATGGGAGCGACTCTTCGGCTTGCTGGTGGAATTCAACCAGAGCTGGGCCTCGGGTGCCGGGGCGCTGGTACTGATCGCCTCGAAACAGACGTTCGATAATGGCAAAGCCGCGGTAACCCATGCGCTGGACGCGGGCGCGGCCTGGGAAAATTTTGCCTTGCAGGGTTCGCTCAACGGCCTTGTGGTGCATGGCATGGAAGGGTTCGACTATCAGCGGGCACGCACGGAATTGGGTGTGCCGGATGACCATGACGTGCTGGCGATGGCGGCGATCGGTCGGCCGGGGCGGGTGGAAGAGCTGCCGGAGCCGTTACGGGAACGTGAGGTGCCGTCCGACCGCAAGCCGGTTTCGGAATGGGCATTCGAGAGTCGCTTCGGAGGACCGACCCGGTAG
- a CDS encoding CoB--CoM heterodisulfide reductase iron-sulfur subunit B family protein: protein MAKKEYSFYPGCSSQKKASADNYLRSTYSMCDALDIKLNEIDDWNCCGASIGYAGGGEVPRIALSARNVALSAQQNPDQDMIATCAACWLSTREAQERIEENDKVREGVNAALDEIGLKIEGQQPKARHMVEALIEDIGFDELASGVQKPLEGIKIAGYVGCQTNRPFGIAGESFENPKYLDHMIESMGAQAVDRYDKKVACCSGALMFSEPEKGHALVKDIIEAAYDGGADMIVTPCPLCQMNVESYQKEINKTFKTKFEMPVVYYSQLISVAYGKSAKESALDGQIIPAKQLEDVTKK, encoded by the coding sequence AAGAAGGCGTCGGCCGACAATTATCTGCGCTCCACGTATTCGATGTGCGATGCGCTCGATATCAAGCTGAACGAAATCGACGACTGGAACTGCTGCGGCGCCTCCATCGGCTATGCCGGCGGCGGCGAGGTCCCGCGTATCGCGCTTTCGGCGCGTAACGTGGCGCTCTCGGCGCAGCAGAACCCGGACCAGGACATGATCGCCACCTGCGCCGCCTGCTGGCTCTCCACCCGCGAAGCACAGGAACGCATCGAAGAGAATGACAAGGTGCGCGAAGGCGTCAATGCGGCACTGGACGAAATTGGCCTGAAGATCGAAGGCCAGCAGCCCAAGGCCCGGCACATGGTCGAGGCGCTCATCGAGGACATCGGGTTCGACGAGCTGGCCAGTGGTGTTCAGAAGCCGCTGGAGGGCATCAAGATTGCCGGCTACGTGGGTTGTCAGACCAACCGCCCGTTCGGTATCGCCGGCGAGTCCTTCGAAAATCCCAAGTACCTCGACCACATGATCGAGAGCATGGGAGCGCAGGCGGTGGACCGCTATGACAAGAAGGTGGCCTGCTGCTCCGGCGCGCTGATGTTTTCCGAACCGGAAAAAGGCCACGCGTTGGTCAAGGACATCATCGAGGCGGCCTACGATGGCGGCGCCGACATGATCGTCACACCGTGTCCGCTGTGCCAGATGAACGTCGAGTCCTACCAGAAGGAGATCAACAAGACGTTCAAGACCAAATTCGAGATGCCGGTCGTCTACTACAGTCAGCTCATCTCGGTGGCCTATGGCAAGTCGGCGAAGGAGTCGGCACTGGACGGACAGATCATTCCCGCCAAACAGCTGGAAGACGTTACCAAAAAGTAA
- a CDS encoding 4Fe-4S dicluster domain-containing protein, with amino-acid sequence MTQLALVIDLNVCVGCHACVTSCKQWNTSGPAGPMFDDNPFSKDPTGTFFNRVQTYEVGEFPTTETVHFPKSCLHCEDAPCVPVCPTGASHKRAEDGIVLVDYDKCIGCKYCSWACPYGARELDEYQKVMKKCTLCVDRIYDEALPESERKPACVLACPTSARLFGDVHNPDSEVSVAIREQGGYQLMPEWGTKPANHYLPRRKTRKTIHEDELVRSDNPLKKEDIRRETSKEVTLDDWLM; translated from the coding sequence ATGACGCAATTGGCTCTTGTTATCGATTTGAATGTCTGCGTGGGCTGTCACGCCTGCGTGACATCCTGCAAGCAGTGGAATACCTCGGGTCCCGCCGGTCCGATGTTCGACGATAACCCGTTCAGCAAGGACCCGACCGGAACGTTCTTCAACCGCGTGCAGACCTACGAAGTGGGGGAATTCCCGACTACGGAGACAGTTCACTTCCCGAAGAGTTGCCTGCATTGTGAAGATGCGCCCTGCGTTCCGGTATGCCCCACCGGCGCCAGTCACAAACGTGCCGAGGATGGCATCGTCCTGGTGGACTACGACAAATGTATCGGCTGCAAATACTGCTCCTGGGCCTGCCCCTACGGCGCCCGCGAGCTGGATGAATACCAGAAGGTCATGAAGAAGTGCACCCTCTGCGTGGATCGCATCTACGACGAGGCGCTGCCCGAATCCGAGCGCAAGCCCGCCTGCGTACTGGCCTGTCCGACCAGTGCCCGTCTGTTCGGGGATGTGCATAATCCGGACTCGGAGGTCTCGGTGGCGATCCGCGAGCAGGGTGGTTACCAGCTGATGCCCGAGTGGGGCACCAAGCCGGCCAACCACTACCTGCCGCGGCGCAAAACCCGCAAGACCATCCACGAGGATGAGCTGGTGCGCTCGGACAACCCGCTCAAGAAGGAAGACATCCGCCGTGAAACCAGCAAGGAAGTCACGCTGGACGACTGGCTCATGTAA